The Lujinxingia vulgaris genome segment GCATAAAGGCGCAGGAGGCGGCGGTGACCACCGAGATCATCAGGGTGTAGGGGTGCAGACCCACGACGGTGGCCAGGATGGCGACCACGGGCACAAAGATGGTGGCGGTGGAGGTGTTGGAGGTGACCTCGGTCAAAAAGATGACGACGGCCACGAGCACTAGGATCACCAGAATGCCCGGGGCGCCTTCTAAAAAGCCCAGACCCTCGGCGAGCCAGGTGGCAAGGCCGCTGGCCTCGATGCCGCTGGCCAGCGCCAGCCCCCCCCCGAAGAGCAAAAGAATGCCCCAGGGCACCTCGCGCACGTCTTCCCAGACGAGCAGGGGCTCACCGGGCTCGCAGTGGGAGGGGACGATGAAGAGCAGGATGGCGCCGAGGATGGCGACGGTGGTGTCGGAGAAGCCGCCCAGGCCAAAGGTTGCCAGGTGGGGGGCCAGCGCGCCGCGAAGCACCCAGAGGCCGGCGACGAGCGCGAAGATGGCGAGCACGCGGCGCTCGGAGTGGCGCATCGCGCCGAGCTCGCGCAGCCCCTCGTCGACGACCTGCGCGATGCCCTCCATGCCACCGATGCGAATGGGGTAGGCCCTCTTGGTCAGGTAAAACCACGCGATGAGGATGCCCACGATCGCGATGGGGAGGCCGTAGTACATCCACTGCAAAAACGAGATCGTGGTGCCGTAGACGCGGTCCACGTAGCCCACAAAGATGGCGTTGGGTGGGCTGCCGATGATGGTGGCGATACCGCCGATCGACGCCGAGTAGGCGATGCCCAGCATCAGCGCCATGCCGAAATGAAAGCCGCCGGGGCGGGTGTCGATCTCGGGCTGGTGCTTTTGGGTGAGGGCGGCCACCTGGGTGACAACGGCCAGGCCGATGGGGACCATCATCATGGCGCTGGCGGTGTTGCTGATCCACATCGACAAAAAGCCCGTGGCGACCATAAAGCCCAGCACCAGCCGCGAGGGCTCAAAGCCGACTTTGGCGATGATGGTCAGCGCGACGCGGCGGTGCAGGTGCCATTTCTCCACGGCGATGGAGAGCAGAAAGCCGCCCAGAAAGAGGTAGATGAGCTCGTGGCCGTAGTTGAGCGTGGTCTCCGCCGCGGGGAGCACCCCGGTGAGCGGAAAGAGCACAATGGGCACGAGCGCTGTGACGTAGATGGGGATGGCTTCGGTGAGCCACCAGATGGCCATCAAGAGGGTAATGGCCAGCGCGGCGGTGCCGGCGGCAGATAACCCCTCAATGCCCTGGCCGAGCATGATCAAAAAGAAGACCACCGGGCCGGCGATCAGGCCGATGCTTTTTGCCGGGGTGCGGGTGGGGGCGGGCGTTTCAGCTGAAGGGGGGGTCATGTGGCGAGCACTCCGAAGGAAGGAGCGCACAGATTAAGGGATGGGTGGGGGTGGTCAAGGTAGGGAGCTCATGACTGCTCAGGGGGAGCAGATCTCTGTGCACGAGAGGTCGTGGCCGATGTTGCAGGCCGACTCCCAGGTGCGGGCGGCGGCCTGGGCCTGGCCGCGCTGGCAGAGCACCACGCCCAGGGTGTGGATGATGTTGCCGTTTTCGGGGGCGAGGTCCACGGCCTTGCGAGCGATGGTCTCGGCGGTGGCGTCGCATTGGCCGGCGCCGTAGCAGCGCTCCCATGCCAGGCTGTTGCAGGCGTCGGCGTCGTCGGCGTCGCAGGCGGACTGATTGTAGATCTCGCGCGCTTCGGTGGAGTTCCAGTGGGCGTTGGCGAGCTCGCGGCAGGCTTCGGGGTTGCCTTCGGTCAGGCAGGCGTCTTCGTGAAGGTCGCGGAACATGGCCTGGCGCTCGGCATGCCAGCGCTGCTGGATGCGGTTCTGGAGTTTCTGGTGACGCTCTTTGAGGTGTTGGTCGAGCCCGATGCCGGTGCCGTGCACCAGATATTGCACGCGGGTCTGGTCGCCGACGGTGTTGACCATGGGCTGCTGGCGAGCGTGGCCAAAGAGGGTGTTGATGGCCGGGCAGGCCGCCCGATAGTCGAAGCGCCAGGCCTGTTGCGGGTCGCCTTCATGCTCCAGAGGGAACTCCATCGCGCAGGGGTACTCGGAGCAATTGACG includes the following:
- a CDS encoding SLC13 family permease; this translates as MTPPSAETPAPTRTPAKSIGLIAGPVVFFLIMLGQGIEGLSAAGTAALAITLLMAIWWLTEAIPIYVTALVPIVLFPLTGVLPAAETTLNYGHELIYLFLGGFLLSIAVEKWHLHRRVALTIIAKVGFEPSRLVLGFMVATGFLSMWISNTASAMMMVPIGLAVVTQVAALTQKHQPEIDTRPGGFHFGMALMLGIAYSASIGGIATIIGSPPNAIFVGYVDRVYGTTISFLQWMYYGLPIAIVGILIAWFYLTKRAYPIRIGGMEGIAQVVDEGLRELGAMRHSERRVLAIFALVAGLWVLRGALAPHLATFGLGGFSDTTVAILGAILLFIVPSHCEPGEPLLVWEDVREVPWGILLLFGGGLALASGIEASGLATWLAEGLGFLEGAPGILVILVLVAVVIFLTEVTSNTSTATIFVPVVAILATVVGLHPYTLMISVVTAASCAFMLPVATPPNAVVFASNYVTMNDMMRAGLRLNIAFIVLIALLGRLWLPVAWGI